The following are from one region of the bacterium genome:
- a CDS encoding prephenate dehydratase, whose protein sequence is MSPQKSNNGLEKIAFQGLPGAHSDMACRRAYPYMETLACPTFDDVFTAVQTGDALYGLIPIENSQAGRVAEIHTILPKTKLHFVNETFQPIQHHLLGVKGATAKGVKEVYSHPQGLLQCRESLRKLGINNRMEYSNTAQAASDVAKWNDPTKAAIASPLAAELYGLEVLQPNIEDSKDNTTLFVCISREPVDPNPEDGKVLMTLLFTVRNVPSALFKALGGFATNNINILKLESYISFTSQDAAQFFITFEGHPRRRGVQLALEELGFFCKKVDVLGVYPADPRRFK, encoded by the coding sequence ATGTCACCACAAAAATCCAATAACGGGCTTGAAAAAATTGCCTTTCAGGGCCTACCGGGCGCCCATTCGGACATGGCCTGCCGCCGTGCCTATCCTTACATGGAAACCCTGGCCTGCCCGACATTTGACGATGTTTTCACCGCCGTACAGACCGGCGATGCCCTCTACGGCCTTATCCCCATCGAAAACTCCCAGGCGGGCCGCGTGGCGGAAATACACACCATCCTGCCCAAAACCAAGCTGCATTTCGTCAATGAGACCTTCCAGCCCATCCAGCACCACCTGCTTGGGGTGAAGGGCGCCACCGCCAAGGGGGTGAAAGAGGTCTATTCCCACCCCCAGGGCCTGCTGCAATGCCGTGAGAGCCTCCGCAAGCTAGGCATCAACAACCGCATGGAATATTCCAACACCGCCCAGGCCGCCTCCGATGTCGCCAAATGGAACGACCCCACCAAGGCCGCCATCGCATCCCCCCTCGCGGCAGAGCTTTACGGCCTGGAAGTCCTCCAGCCCAATATCGAGGATTCCAAGGACAACACCACCCTCTTCGTCTGCATCTCGCGTGAGCCGGTGGACCCCAACCCCGAGGACGGCAAAGTGCTGATGACGCTCCTCTTCACCGTCCGCAACGTTCCCTCCGCCCTGTTCAAGGCGCTGGGCGGGTTCGCCACCAACAACATCAACATCCTGAAGCTGGAAAGCTACATTTCCTTCACCTCGCAGGATGCTGCTCAGTTTTTCATCACCTTTGAAGGCCACCCGCGCCGGCGCGGCGTGCAGCTGGCACTGGAGGAGCTTGGCTTCTTCTGCAAAAAGGTGGACGTGCTCGGCGTGTACCCGGCCGATCCGCGTCGCTTCAAGTAA